From the Streptomyces pluripotens genome, one window contains:
- a CDS encoding cytochrome P450 — translation MTEETLTQTLPPIRHWPALDLTGTDFDPVLTELMHEGPVTRIKLPNGEGWAWLVTRYDDVRMVTNDPRFSREAVMDRPVTRLAPHFIPDRGAVGFLDPPDHTRLRRAVAAAFTARGVERVRDRARDMLDELVDELLQDGPPADLTSAVLSPFPVAVICELMGVPAGDRHSMHNWTQLILSSSNGKEVSEKAKREMAAYFSDLIGLRENSTAEDVTSLLGAAVGRGEITLEEAVGLAGLLQIGGEAVTNNSGQLFYLLLTRPDLAERLRAEPEIRPRAIDELLRYIPHRNAVGLSRIALEDVDIRGFRIRAGDPVYVSYLAANRDPDVFPDPDAVDFSRSPNPHVSFGFGPHFCPGNMLARLESELLVEALLDRIPALRLAVPPDQVPFKKGALIRGPEALPVTW, via the coding sequence ATGACCGAAGAGACGCTCACCCAGACCCTGCCCCCGATCCGGCACTGGCCGGCACTCGATCTGACCGGGACGGACTTCGACCCGGTACTGACCGAGTTGATGCACGAGGGACCGGTCACCCGCATCAAGCTGCCCAACGGCGAGGGCTGGGCTTGGCTGGTCACCCGGTACGACGACGTGCGCATGGTGACCAATGACCCGCGCTTCAGCCGTGAAGCGGTCATGGACAGGCCGGTCACCCGGTTGGCCCCGCACTTCATCCCGGACCGGGGCGCGGTCGGTTTCCTCGACCCGCCCGACCACACCCGGCTGCGCCGCGCGGTGGCCGCTGCGTTCACCGCGCGGGGCGTGGAGCGGGTCCGGGACCGGGCACGCGACATGCTGGACGAGTTGGTCGACGAACTTCTCCAGGACGGCCCGCCCGCCGATCTCACGTCGGCGGTACTCAGTCCCTTCCCGGTCGCAGTGATCTGCGAACTGATGGGCGTCCCGGCCGGTGATCGCCACAGCATGCACAACTGGACCCAGCTCATCCTCTCCTCCTCGAACGGCAAGGAGGTCAGCGAGAAGGCCAAGCGGGAGATGGCCGCCTACTTCTCCGACCTGATCGGGCTGCGGGAGAACAGCACCGCCGAGGACGTCACCTCACTCCTGGGCGCCGCGGTGGGCCGGGGCGAGATCACCCTGGAGGAGGCCGTCGGCCTCGCCGGACTCCTCCAGATCGGCGGCGAGGCCGTCACCAACAACAGCGGGCAGTTGTTCTACCTGCTGCTGACCCGCCCCGACCTGGCGGAACGACTGCGCGCGGAGCCGGAGATCCGCCCCCGGGCGATCGACGAACTCCTGCGCTACATCCCGCACCGCAACGCGGTCGGCCTGTCCCGGATCGCGCTGGAGGACGTGGATATCAGGGGGTTCCGCATCCGCGCCGGCGATCCGGTGTACGTCTCCTACCTGGCCGCCAACCGCGATCCGGACGTCTTCCCCGACCCGGATGCGGTCGACTTCTCCCGCAGCCCGAACCCACACGTGTCCTTCGGTTTCGGCCCGCACTTCTGCCCCGGCAACATGCTGGCGAGGCTGGAGTCGGAGCTCCTGGTGGAGGCCCTGCTGGACCGCATTCCCGCCCTGAGACTGGCCGTACCCCCGGATCAGGTTCCCTTCAAGAAGGGCGCGTTGATCCGGGGTCCAGAAGCCCTGCCGGTCACCTGGTGA
- a CDS encoding zinc ribbon domain-containing protein, whose amino-acid sequence MTRPGSTTPTGHFRGSAPPEPGADPFFPSPQVCPARGFGDGPKPLHVRERTCGECGTVHDLDHNASHNVPVEAGP is encoded by the coding sequence CTGACACGTCCCGGCAGCACGACGCCTACAGGCCACTTCCGCGGATCCGCCCCTCCCGAGCCTGGGGCGGATCCGTTCTTCCCGTCCCCTCAGGTCTGCCCGGCCCGCGGATTCGGGGACGGCCCCAAGCCCCTGCACGTCCGGGAGCGGACGTGCGGCGAGTGCGGCACCGTGCACGACCTTGACCACAACGCAAGCCACAACGTCCCGGTCGAAGCCGGGCCTTGA
- a CDS encoding cupin domain-containing protein, which translates to MTQAEGLLVPPGHGRVVETPAQRVTFKVTGTHSRMASTFEVEVPPGFDVGAHVHTRSEELFYVLEGELDVLAFEPRIRTPDNWRKWESPSGSRAVRATPGTVIVVPPGCPHAFANPTDTPAKMFFQASPPPDHERYFEELLEILSSGGPPDQGAIEALRAKYDIQQLTPLRHR; encoded by the coding sequence ATGACACAGGCCGAAGGACTGTTGGTGCCACCGGGGCACGGGCGCGTCGTCGAAACGCCGGCCCAGCGGGTGACGTTCAAGGTCACCGGCACGCACTCGCGGATGGCCTCCACCTTCGAGGTGGAGGTCCCGCCGGGCTTCGACGTGGGCGCGCACGTGCACACGCGGAGCGAGGAGTTGTTCTACGTCCTCGAAGGAGAGCTGGACGTGCTCGCCTTCGAACCCCGCATCCGCACCCCCGACAACTGGAGAAAGTGGGAGTCGCCTTCGGGCAGCCGGGCGGTCCGCGCGACCCCGGGCACGGTGATCGTCGTCCCTCCGGGCTGCCCGCACGCCTTTGCGAACCCGACGGACACGCCGGCGAAGATGTTCTTCCAGGCCTCTCCCCCGCCGGACCACGAGCGCTACTTCGAGGAACTGCTGGAGATCTTGAGCAGCGGGGGCCCACCAGACCAGGGGGCGATCGAGGCGCTGCGCGCCAAGTACGACATCCAGCAGCTGACGCCCCTCAGACACCGCTAG
- a CDS encoding cytochrome c oxidase assembly protein: MDHSGHGMMMDLPPFTLGRGLQWSTEPFFLVASLLGLVLYGWGVLRLRRRGDTWPLHRTVLYVVGVLTVLLTMCTKLNDYGMVMFSVHMVQHMIISMLSPILILLGAPVTLALRALPVAPRGRKGPRELLLMLLHSRYVRVITHPLFTIPMFIASLYGLYFTPLFDFLMGSMAGHIAMMVHFLAVGMVFFWPIIGVDPGPHRQGHLLRMLELFAGMPFHAFFGIALMMATTPMVDTFTHSPASLGIDVLADQNAAGGIAWAFSEVPSVLVLIALLFQWYGSEQRQAKRKDRAADRDGDKELAAYNAYLASLSAREG; this comes from the coding sequence ATGGATCACAGCGGGCACGGCATGATGATGGATCTGCCGCCGTTCACGCTGGGGCGAGGGCTCCAGTGGTCCACGGAACCGTTCTTCCTCGTCGCGTCCCTCCTCGGCTTGGTTCTGTACGGGTGGGGCGTGCTGCGGCTGCGCAGACGCGGTGACACCTGGCCGCTGCACCGGACGGTGCTCTATGTCGTGGGCGTGCTGACCGTACTGCTGACGATGTGCACCAAGCTGAACGACTACGGCATGGTCATGTTTAGCGTGCACATGGTGCAGCACATGATCATCAGCATGCTCTCGCCCATCCTGATCCTGCTGGGCGCCCCGGTCACCCTGGCGCTGCGCGCGCTGCCGGTCGCCCCCCGGGGCCGCAAGGGTCCCCGGGAGCTGCTGCTGATGCTGCTGCACAGCCGCTACGTCCGGGTCATCACACACCCCTTGTTCACGATCCCGATGTTCATCGCGAGCCTGTACGGTCTCTACTTCACCCCGCTGTTCGACTTCCTGATGGGGTCGATGGCCGGACACATCGCGATGATGGTGCACTTCCTCGCAGTGGGCATGGTGTTCTTCTGGCCGATCATCGGGGTCGACCCGGGCCCGCACCGGCAGGGCCACCTGCTGCGCATGCTGGAGCTGTTCGCGGGCATGCCGTTCCACGCGTTCTTCGGGATCGCCCTGATGATGGCGACGACGCCGATGGTGGACACGTTCACACACTCGCCCGCCTCGCTCGGCATCGATGTACTGGCCGACCAGAACGCGGCCGGCGGCATCGCCTGGGCGTTCAGCGAGGTGCCTTCCGTGCTGGTGCTGATCGCGCTGCTGTTCCAGTGGTACGGCTCCGAGCAGCGCCAGGCCAAGCGCAAGGACCGGGCCGCCGACCGGGACGGTGACAAGGAGCTGGCCGCGTACAACGCCTACCTCGCCTCACTGAGCGCACGCGAGGGCTAG
- a CDS encoding MurT ligase domain-containing protein: MAGNSDPLTPRAKLAVTAGKAVAAASRAAGRGSGSVIGGRVALKLDPDLLGRLAQHLDVILVSATNGKTTTTRLIAEALRAAGQVVSNALGANMPAGITSALAGGSDAKFGVIEVDEKYLAGVARDTDPKCIALLNLSRDQLDRAAETRMLAENWREGLAGSKAVIVANCDDPLVVWAASSSPNVIWVAAGQMWKDDAWSCPSCGGVMQRPGEDWFCGECGFRRPTATWALSGDHVLDPHGSAWPIQLQLPGRANKANAASSAAVAAVFGVPPQVALERMYQVQAVAGRYDVVQFQERDLRLLLAKNPAGWLETFSLIDPPPAPVILSVNARGADGTDTSWLWDVDYTRLTGHPIFVIGDRKLDLAVRLEVANQQFQVCDDLNQAVQMCPPGRIEVIANYTAFQDLRRLVGN, encoded by the coding sequence ATGGCAGGCAACTCGGACCCGCTCACGCCGCGGGCCAAGCTGGCCGTGACCGCGGGCAAGGCGGTCGCTGCGGCATCCCGCGCCGCTGGACGCGGCAGCGGGTCGGTGATCGGTGGCCGGGTCGCGCTGAAACTCGACCCCGACCTACTGGGACGGCTGGCCCAGCACCTGGACGTGATCCTGGTGTCCGCGACCAACGGCAAGACCACGACCACCCGGCTCATCGCGGAGGCACTGCGAGCCGCGGGCCAGGTCGTGTCGAACGCGCTCGGCGCCAACATGCCGGCCGGCATCACCTCGGCGCTCGCGGGCGGCTCGGACGCCAAGTTCGGTGTCATCGAGGTCGACGAGAAGTACCTCGCGGGGGTGGCCCGGGACACCGACCCCAAGTGCATCGCCCTGCTGAACCTCTCCCGCGATCAGCTGGACCGCGCCGCAGAGACCCGGATGCTCGCGGAGAACTGGCGTGAGGGCCTGGCCGGTTCCAAGGCGGTCATCGTCGCCAACTGCGACGACCCGCTGGTGGTGTGGGCCGCTTCCTCCTCCCCGAACGTGATCTGGGTCGCGGCCGGGCAGATGTGGAAGGACGACGCCTGGTCCTGCCCCTCCTGCGGTGGCGTCATGCAGCGTCCAGGCGAGGACTGGTTCTGCGGCGAGTGCGGGTTCCGCCGGCCGACGGCCACCTGGGCGCTCTCCGGGGACCACGTCCTGGATCCGCACGGTTCCGCCTGGCCGATCCAACTGCAGCTACCGGGCCGCGCCAACAAGGCGAACGCGGCCAGCTCCGCGGCCGTCGCCGCCGTCTTCGGGGTGCCGCCGCAGGTCGCGCTGGAACGCATGTACCAGGTGCAGGCCGTGGCCGGACGGTACGACGTCGTCCAGTTCCAGGAACGAGACCTGCGACTACTGCTGGCCAAGAACCCGGCCGGCTGGCTGGAAACGTTCTCCCTGATCGACCCGCCGCCCGCCCCGGTGATCCTGTCCGTCAACGCCCGCGGCGCCGACGGCACCGACACCTCCTGGCTGTGGGACGTGGACTACACGCGACTGACCGGCCACCCGATCTTCGTCATCGGCGACCGGAAGCTGGACCTCGCGGTCCGTCTGGAGGTCGCGAACCAGCAGTTCCAGGTCTGCGACGATCTCAACCAGGCGGTGCAGATGTGCCCGCCGGGCCGTATCGAGGTCATCGCGAACTACACCGCGTTCCAGGACCTGCGCCGCCTCGTCGGTAACTGA
- a CDS encoding DUF6213 family protein, translated as MNREVTLPLIVDDRGTLQVAAADVSKLLRTVGGRWLHLVEAGEQGLDEDTVAALTIELAKLADRIDVACIAHSSGTP; from the coding sequence GTGAACCGCGAAGTGACCCTGCCTCTGATCGTCGACGACCGCGGTACCTTGCAGGTGGCCGCGGCCGACGTGAGTAAGCTGCTGCGGACCGTCGGCGGGCGGTGGCTGCATCTGGTCGAGGCCGGGGAGCAGGGGCTGGACGAGGACACGGTGGCCGCGCTGACCATCGAACTCGCCAAGCTCGCGGACCGGATCGACGTGGCGTGCATCGCTCACAGCAGCGGGACGCCGTAA
- a CDS encoding acyl-CoA dehydrogenase family protein: protein MAEFTMELNDEQKEVRDWLHGFAADVIRPAAAEWDEREETPWPVIQEAAKIGIYSLDFYAQQYFDPTGLGIPMAMEELFWGDAGIALSLVGTGLAAVGVLANGTEEQIGTWVPQMYGDPNDVKVAAFCSSEPDAGSDVASMRTRAVYDEARDEWVINGTKTWATNGGIASVHVVVAVVDPELGSKGHASFIVPPGTPGLAQGQKFKKHGIRASHTAEVILDHVRVPGSCLLGGKEKLDERLARAREKVKAGGERVRNAAMATFEASRPAVGAMAVGTARAAYEVALDYAGTREQFGRPIIDNQGVAFQLADMRTQIDAARLLVWRASWMAVNGKPFTAAEGSMSKLFASETAKKVTAGAIQILGGNGYTREYPVERMHRDAAIYTIFEGTSEIQRLVIARTLSGMPIR, encoded by the coding sequence ATGGCCGAGTTCACCATGGAGCTGAACGACGAACAGAAGGAAGTCCGGGACTGGCTCCACGGCTTCGCCGCCGACGTGATCCGCCCCGCGGCAGCCGAGTGGGACGAGCGCGAGGAGACTCCCTGGCCGGTCATCCAGGAGGCCGCGAAGATCGGCATCTACTCCCTCGACTTCTACGCACAGCAGTACTTCGACCCCACCGGTCTGGGAATCCCGATGGCCATGGAAGAACTGTTCTGGGGCGACGCGGGCATCGCCCTCTCCCTCGTGGGCACCGGTCTCGCCGCGGTGGGCGTCCTCGCCAACGGGACCGAGGAACAGATCGGCACCTGGGTCCCGCAGATGTACGGCGACCCGAACGACGTCAAGGTCGCCGCCTTCTGCTCCAGCGAGCCCGACGCCGGCTCCGACGTCGCCTCCATGCGCACCCGGGCCGTGTACGACGAGGCCAGGGACGAATGGGTGATCAACGGTACCAAGACCTGGGCGACCAACGGCGGCATCGCGAGCGTCCACGTCGTCGTCGCCGTCGTCGACCCGGAACTGGGATCCAAGGGCCACGCGTCCTTCATCGTCCCGCCGGGCACCCCGGGTCTGGCCCAGGGGCAGAAGTTCAAGAAGCACGGCATCCGTGCCTCGCACACCGCCGAGGTCATCCTCGACCACGTCCGCGTCCCCGGCTCCTGCCTGCTCGGCGGCAAGGAGAAGCTGGACGAGCGGCTCGCCCGGGCCAGGGAGAAGGTCAAGGCTGGGGGTGAGAGGGTGAGGAACGCGGCGATGGCGACATTCGAGGCCTCGCGGCCCGCCGTGGGCGCCATGGCGGTCGGCACCGCGCGGGCCGCGTATGAGGTCGCCCTCGACTACGCCGGGACCCGCGAGCAGTTCGGGCGGCCGATCATCGACAACCAGGGAGTCGCCTTCCAACTGGCGGACATGCGGACACAGATCGACGCGGCCCGCCTGCTCGTGTGGCGGGCCTCCTGGATGGCGGTGAACGGCAAGCCGTTCACCGCGGCCGAGGGTTCGATGTCCAAGCTCTTCGCCAGTGAGACCGCGAAGAAGGTGACCGCGGGGGCCATCCAGATCCTCGGCGGCAACGGCTACACGCGTGAGTACCCGGTCGAGCGGATGCACCGGGATGCGGCGATCTACACGATCTTCGAGGGAACGAGCGAGATCCAGCGGCTCGTCATCGCGCGCACCCTGTCGGGTATGCCCATCCGCTGA
- a CDS encoding type 1 glutamine amidotransferase: protein MSDNQLRLVWIYPDLLSTYGDQGNALVVERRARQRGLDVARLDVRSDQPIPTSGDIYLIGGGEDRPQRLAAERLRRDGHLHRAVENGAIVFSVCAGYQILGHEFINDLGQREPGLGLLDVVSVRGEGERCVGDVLADIDPQLGLPPLTGFENHQGVTHLGPTARPLARVQIGKGNGTGDGTEGAYNGTVFGTYMHGPVLARNPLIADLLLKLALDVNALPPTDDRWYEALRNERIAAAQQPA, encoded by the coding sequence ATGAGCGACAACCAACTGCGGCTGGTGTGGATCTACCCGGACCTGCTGAGCACCTACGGCGACCAGGGCAACGCGCTCGTCGTGGAGCGCCGGGCCCGGCAGCGGGGACTGGACGTGGCCCGGCTCGACGTGCGCAGCGACCAGCCGATCCCGACCTCGGGCGACATCTACCTCATCGGCGGCGGTGAGGACCGGCCGCAGCGACTCGCGGCCGAGCGGCTGCGCCGCGACGGTCATCTGCACCGGGCGGTGGAGAACGGCGCGATCGTCTTCTCCGTCTGCGCCGGCTACCAGATCCTCGGCCACGAGTTCATCAACGACCTCGGCCAGCGCGAGCCCGGCCTCGGCCTGCTGGACGTGGTGTCGGTGCGCGGCGAGGGGGAGCGGTGCGTCGGCGACGTCCTCGCCGACATCGACCCACAGCTGGGCCTGCCCCCGCTGACCGGCTTCGAGAACCACCAGGGCGTCACCCACCTCGGGCCCACCGCGCGCCCGCTCGCCCGGGTGCAGATCGGCAAGGGCAACGGTACCGGGGACGGCACGGAGGGCGCGTACAACGGGACCGTCTTCGGCACCTACATGCACGGACCGGTCCTCGCCCGCAACCCGCTGATCGCCGATCTGCTGCTGAAACTGGCGCTCGACGTCAACGCGCTGCCGCCGACCGACGACCGCTGGTACGAAGCGCTTCGCAACGAGCGCATCGCCGCTGCTCAGCAGCCTGCTTAA
- a CDS encoding TetR family transcriptional regulator — MDTTQRTDQQRTADRRRRELLEAADRVVLRDGPQASMNAIAAEAGITKPILYRHFGDKGGLYAALAKRHTDALLASLRAALDAPAGRRERVESTLDTYLAAIEARPQVYRFLMHPAEGSTGGDHGFDVGKHSAPLLRRMGEELAQVIEERVDLGPGSQQLARVWGHGIVGMMHAAGDWWLGERPCTRAELVGSLADLLWGRLAAAGDRAGGPGF, encoded by the coding sequence ATGGACACCACACAGCGGACCGACCAGCAGCGGACCGCCGACCGCCGACGGCGCGAGTTGCTGGAAGCCGCCGACCGGGTGGTGCTGCGCGACGGGCCGCAGGCGTCGATGAACGCGATCGCGGCCGAGGCGGGAATCACCAAGCCGATTCTCTACCGGCACTTCGGCGACAAGGGAGGGCTGTATGCGGCCCTCGCCAAACGGCACACGGACGCATTGCTGGCGTCGCTGCGGGCAGCCCTGGACGCGCCGGCCGGCCGGCGCGAACGCGTGGAGTCCACCCTCGACACCTACCTCGCGGCGATCGAAGCGCGTCCTCAGGTGTACCGCTTCCTCATGCATCCGGCGGAGGGAAGCACCGGCGGTGACCACGGCTTCGACGTCGGCAAGCACAGCGCTCCCCTGCTGCGGAGGATGGGCGAGGAACTGGCCCAGGTCATCGAGGAACGGGTGGATCTCGGCCCGGGAAGTCAGCAGTTGGCCCGGGTGTGGGGACATGGGATCGTCGGGATGATGCACGCGGCCGGGGACTGGTGGCTCGGAGAACGCCCCTGCACTCGCGCCGAGTTGGTGGGCTCACTCGCCGACCTGTTGTGGGGGCGCCTTGCGGCCGCGGGAGACCGGGCGGGAGGCCCGGGCTTCTGA
- a CDS encoding 6-phosphofructokinase, with the protein MRIGVLTSGGDCPGLNAVIRSVVHRAVADHGDEVIGFRDGWKGLLECDYLKLDLDAVGGILARGGTILGSSRVRPEHLRDGVERARGHVAELGLDAIIPIGGEGTLKAARLLSDNGLPIVGVPKTIDNDIAVTDVTFGFDTAVTVATEALDRLKTTAESHQRVLTVEVMGRHTGWIALHSGMAAGAHAVVVPERPFDMDELTKKVGERFAAGKRFAIVVAAEGAKPQPGSMEFDEGGKDIYGHERFAGIARQLSIELEQRLGKEARPVILGHVQRGGTPTAYDRVLATRFGWHAVEAVHRGEFGKMTALQGTDIMMVPLADAVETLKTVPHARYDEAECVL; encoded by the coding sequence ATGCGCATTGGTGTCCTCACGTCCGGCGGCGACTGCCCCGGCCTGAACGCCGTCATCCGGTCCGTCGTGCACCGCGCCGTCGCCGACCACGGCGACGAGGTCATCGGCTTCCGGGACGGTTGGAAGGGCCTCCTGGAGTGCGACTACCTCAAGCTCGACCTCGACGCCGTGGGGGGCATCCTGGCACGCGGTGGCACCATCCTCGGCTCCTCCCGGGTCCGCCCGGAGCACCTGCGGGACGGGGTCGAACGGGCCAGAGGCCATGTCGCGGAACTCGGCCTGGACGCGATCATCCCGATCGGCGGCGAGGGCACGCTGAAGGCAGCCCGGCTGTTGTCCGACAACGGACTGCCGATCGTGGGCGTGCCCAAGACCATCGACAACGACATCGCCGTCACGGACGTCACCTTCGGCTTCGACACCGCGGTGACCGTGGCGACCGAGGCCCTCGACCGGCTGAAGACGACAGCCGAGTCCCACCAGCGGGTGCTGACCGTGGAGGTCATGGGCCGGCACACCGGTTGGATCGCGCTGCACTCCGGTATGGCGGCCGGCGCCCACGCCGTAGTCGTGCCCGAACGCCCCTTCGACATGGACGAATTGACCAAGAAGGTCGGCGAGCGGTTCGCGGCGGGCAAGCGATTCGCCATCGTGGTCGCCGCTGAGGGGGCCAAGCCGCAGCCGGGATCCATGGAGTTCGACGAAGGCGGCAAGGACATCTACGGCCACGAGCGCTTCGCGGGGATCGCACGGCAGCTGTCGATCGAGCTGGAGCAGCGGCTCGGCAAGGAGGCGCGGCCGGTGATCCTCGGGCACGTACAGCGGGGCGGCACGCCGACCGCGTACGACCGAGTGCTGGCGACCCGTTTCGGCTGGCATGCGGTGGAGGCCGTCCACCGGGGTGAGTTCGGGAAGATGACCGCTCTCCAGGGGACGGACATCATGATGGTGCCACTCGCGGACGCCGTGGAGACGCTGAAGACGGTGCCGCACGCCCGGTACGACGAGGCGGAGTGCGTGCTGTAG
- a CDS encoding glycoside hydrolase domain-containing protein yields the protein MISIPGVDYAWTHPGGEALQKAGKHFACRYLSTDASKNLTRAEADDLAAHEVSSVVVWETTAERALSGKSAGAADAKAAAAQATACGMPSSRPIYFAVDFDATPDDQTAINAYLDGAASVIGVSRVGLYGGYYPVKRALDAGKATWAWQTSAWSGGQWDSRAVIRQGAETTINGVSCDLDTALTTDYGQWMPGKTPQETNVAVTKNDVGTFAHTDGVFKSPDYDKDPKGNEFWTLESYQRYGYLQDRETNRLVKDLAAKPSVDLTDAQIDSIAAKVAAAPGLADAIAEKVAEKIAERLAQ from the coding sequence ATGATCAGCATCCCCGGAGTCGACTACGCCTGGACTCACCCAGGCGGGGAGGCCTTGCAGAAGGCGGGCAAACACTTCGCCTGCCGTTACCTGTCCACCGACGCCTCCAAGAACCTGACGCGTGCCGAGGCCGACGACCTGGCCGCGCACGAGGTGTCGAGTGTCGTGGTGTGGGAGACCACCGCGGAGCGTGCCCTGTCCGGGAAGAGCGCCGGGGCGGCGGACGCCAAGGCCGCGGCGGCGCAGGCCACGGCCTGCGGCATGCCCTCCAGCCGCCCGATCTACTTCGCCGTGGACTTCGATGCCACGCCTGATGACCAGACGGCCATCAACGCCTACCTCGACGGCGCCGCATCCGTCATCGGTGTCTCACGGGTCGGCCTCTACGGTGGCTACTACCCCGTCAAGCGCGCCCTCGACGCGGGAAAGGCCACCTGGGCGTGGCAGACGTCCGCGTGGTCCGGCGGCCAGTGGGATTCCCGCGCGGTGATCCGGCAGGGCGCTGAGACCACCATCAACGGTGTTTCCTGCGACCTGGACACGGCACTCACCACGGACTACGGGCAGTGGATGCCCGGAAAGACGCCCCAGGAGACGAATGTGGCAGTGACGAAGAACGATGTCGGAACGTTCGCGCACACGGACGGCGTGTTCAAATCGCCCGACTACGACAAGGACCCCAAGGGCAACGAGTTCTGGACGCTGGAGTCGTACCAGCGGTACGGGTACCTCCAGGACCGGGAGACGAACCGGCTGGTGAAGGACTTGGCCGCGAAGCCGTCAGTTGACCTGACGGACGCGCAGATCGACTCGATCGCCGCCAAGGTGGCCGCAGCTCCGGGTCTGGCCGACGCCATCGCGGAGAAGGTCGCCGAGAAGATCGCCGAACGGCTCGCCCAGTGA
- a CDS encoding type III polyketide synthase: protein MATLCRPSVSVPEHVITMEETLELARSRHPDHPQLPLALRLIENTGVRTRHIVQPIEETLKHPGFEQRNKLYEAEAKARVPAVIQQALDDAELLTTDIDVIVYVSCTGFMMPSLTAWLINEMDFDSTTRQLPIAQLGCAAGGAAINRSHDFCTAYPEANALIVACEFCSLCYQPTDLGVGSLLSNGLFGDGIAAAVVRGRGGSGIELERNGSYLIPKTEEWIMYDVQATGFHFLLDKRVPATMEPLAPALQDLAGLHGWDAADLDFYIVHAGGPRILDDLSKFLQVDPHAFRFSRATLTEYGNIASGVVLDALRRLFDEGGAEHQARGLLAGFGPGITAEMALGRWRRSEQETA, encoded by the coding sequence ATGGCGACTTTGTGCAGACCCTCGGTGTCGGTTCCGGAGCACGTGATCACGATGGAGGAGACACTGGAGCTGGCACGCTCCCGTCACCCGGACCACCCCCAACTGCCGCTAGCCCTGCGGCTGATCGAGAACACAGGCGTCCGCACCCGGCACATCGTCCAGCCCATCGAAGAGACCCTCAAGCACCCGGGTTTCGAGCAGCGCAACAAGCTCTACGAGGCGGAGGCCAAGGCCCGGGTCCCCGCAGTGATCCAGCAGGCCCTCGACGACGCGGAGCTGCTCACCACCGACATCGACGTGATCGTTTACGTCTCGTGCACGGGCTTCATGATGCCCTCGCTCACGGCGTGGCTGATCAACGAGATGGACTTCGACAGCACCACCCGACAGCTTCCCATAGCCCAGCTGGGCTGCGCAGCCGGCGGCGCGGCGATCAACCGGTCCCACGACTTCTGCACGGCCTATCCCGAAGCCAACGCGCTGATCGTGGCCTGCGAGTTCTGCTCCCTGTGTTACCAGCCGACCGACCTCGGCGTCGGCTCGCTGCTCTCCAACGGCCTGTTCGGCGACGGCATCGCTGCCGCCGTGGTCCGCGGGCGGGGCGGCAGCGGCATCGAGCTCGAACGCAACGGCTCGTACCTGATCCCCAAGACCGAGGAGTGGATCATGTACGACGTCCAGGCGACCGGCTTCCACTTTCTGCTCGACAAGCGGGTGCCGGCCACCATGGAGCCGCTCGCCCCAGCCCTGCAGGACCTCGCGGGCCTGCACGGCTGGGACGCCGCCGACCTGGACTTCTACATCGTCCACGCGGGAGGACCCCGAATACTCGACGATCTGAGCAAGTTCCTCCAGGTCGACCCGCACGCGTTCCGGTTCAGCCGGGCGACGCTCACCGAATACGGCAACATCGCCTCCGGCGTCGTGCTGGACGCGCTGCGCCGACTGTTCGACGAGGGCGGTGCCGAGCACCAGGCGCGTGGGCTCCTCGCCGGGTTCGGTCCCGGCATCACCGCGGAAATGGCGCTGGGTCGCTGGCGCCGCTCGGAACAAGAAACGGCATGA
- the def gene encoding peptide deformylase gives MRHGTIPGARGRVRPLSLLGDPALGEQCREVSDFGPELVTLVEDLFATMYAAQGVGLAANQIGVPLRVFVYDCPDDEDVRHLGHVVNPRLVEADGVVIRGPEGCLSLPGLEAGTRRYDHAVVEGFTVAGEPVTVHGTGFFARCLQHECDHLAGRVYADHLTGWRKRRLDRSIRRASWHR, from the coding sequence ATGAGACACGGCACGATCCCCGGCGCCCGCGGGCGAGTCCGGCCTCTTTCCCTGCTTGGTGACCCGGCGCTGGGCGAGCAATGCCGGGAGGTGTCCGACTTCGGACCCGAGCTGGTGACCCTGGTGGAGGATCTGTTCGCCACCATGTACGCGGCGCAGGGCGTCGGCCTGGCCGCGAATCAGATCGGTGTCCCTTTGCGGGTGTTCGTGTACGACTGCCCGGACGACGAGGACGTGCGTCATCTGGGCCACGTGGTCAACCCGCGTCTGGTCGAGGCGGACGGCGTGGTGATCCGGGGTCCGGAGGGCTGTCTGTCCCTGCCGGGGCTGGAGGCGGGCACGCGGCGGTACGACCATGCGGTGGTCGAGGGTTTCACGGTGGCCGGGGAGCCGGTCACCGTGCACGGCACCGGATTCTTCGCCAGGTGCCTGCAGCACGAGTGCGATCACCTGGCGGGCCGCGTCTACGCGGATCACCTCACGGGATGGCGCAAGCGCAGACTGGACAGGAGCATCAGGCGGGCGTCATGGCACCGTTGA